A window of Campylobacter pinnipediorum subsp. pinnipediorum contains these coding sequences:
- a CDS encoding cytochrome b, with protein MAQIHKSNGVVDWLDQRLAVTKLMKVLVSEYWIPKNINFLWAMGVILTTLFIVLFVSGLLLLMYYKPDVNLAFDSVNFTIMQEVEYGWLWRHMHAVAASVIFLIMYIHLLTGLYYGSYKKGRELIWVTGMLLFICFSAEAFSGYMLPWGQMSYWAATVITQLFGAIPVIGDALVEWIRGDYAVGDATLTRFFMLHVCLMPIIIIVVVVMHFYSLRIPHVNNLESEEIDFDVEANEYLHGDRKKAKVIPFWPGFLAKDFMYVAFFMIFFMYLVCFHFGFAMDPINFEPANALKTPPHIYPEWYFLWQYEILRGFFFDIFGISAGNLGLLSFAFAGAAFMIIPLLDTSDVVAPAHKRPLFFIWFWLLVADLIALSILGKIPTEGREWFGFGTSVLFLFLFIVALPIISFIEKKRG; from the coding sequence ATGGCACAAATTCATAAATCAAACGGAGTTGTTGACTGGCTAGATCAGCGTTTAGCTGTTACTAAGCTTATGAAGGTTTTAGTAAGCGAATATTGGATACCAAAAAATATAAACTTTCTTTGGGCTATGGGTGTTATTTTAACCACTCTTTTTATTGTCCTTTTTGTTTCAGGGCTTTTACTTCTTATGTATTATAAACCCGATGTAAATTTAGCTTTTGATAGTGTAAATTTTACTATTATGCAAGAAGTTGAATATGGTTGGCTTTGGCGTCATATGCATGCTGTTGCTGCCTCTGTAATATTTTTAATAATGTATATACATCTTCTTACTGGACTTTATTACGGTTCTTATAAAAAAGGAAGAGAACTTATTTGGGTTACAGGTATGTTGTTATTTATCTGTTTTTCCGCAGAAGCTTTTAGTGGTTATATGCTTCCTTGGGGGCAGATGAGTTATTGGGCGGCGACTGTTATCACTCAATTATTTGGTGCAATTCCTGTTATAGGCGATGCTCTTGTTGAGTGGATAAGGGGCGATTATGCTGTTGGTGATGCTACATTAACTAGATTTTTTATGCTTCATGTTTGTCTTATGCCTATTATTATAATAGTTGTTGTTGTTATGCATTTTTACTCTTTGCGTATTCCGCATGTAAACAACCTTGAAAGTGAAGAGATAGATTTTGATGTAGAAGCAAATGAATATTTGCACGGTGATAGAAAAAAAGCTAAAGTTATACCTTTTTGGCCTGGATTTTTAGCTAAAGATTTTATGTATGTAGCGTTTTTTATGATATTTTTTATGTATCTAGTATGCTTCCATTTTGGCTTTGCTATGGACCCTATAAATTTTGAACCAGCAAATGCTTTAAAAACTCCACCACATATATATCCTGAGTGGTATTTCTTATGGCAATATGAAATTTTACGTGGATTTTTCTTTGATATTTTTGGAATTTCAGCTGGTAATTTAGGTCTTTTATCGTTTGCATTTGCAGGTGCTGCATTTATGATAATACCTTTGCTAGATACAAGCGATGTAGTTGCTCCAGCACACAAAAGACCTCTATTTTTTATATGGTTTTGGTTGCTTGTTGCTGATTTAATTGCACTTTCTATCTTGGGTAAAATTCCAACAGAAGGTAGAGAGTGGTTTGGATTTGGAACATCTGTTTTATTTTTATTTTTATTTATTGTGGCTTTGCCTATTATTAGTTTTATTGAAAAGAAAAGGGGATAA
- the argS gene encoding arginine--tRNA ligase: protein MKNIVKNEIFKVLGREFILEKPKDKNLAHYATPIAFSMAKELKKSPMLIADELVSKFQNSDIFDVSAVNGYINFKLKNEFLDKISNQTLKLDVDFAKGEKKNESVFIEYISANPTGPLHIGHVRGAVFGDTLANIGEYLGYDVTTEYYINDAGNQIDLLGISVSLAAKEFLFNESVVYPESYYRGEYLNEISKLALDKFGKDIFYDENRNLELAEFAKDEVLKIIKKDLADVGIFIQNWASEKSLYSNLIPTIEKLKKSGQMYEKDGATYIASTKLNDDNDRVVIRNDGRPTYLAGDIIYHDNKFEKSYDRYINIWGADHHGYIARIKAAINFLGYDEDKLEVILMQMVSLLKDGKPFKMSKRAGTSVLMSEIVEDIGSDALRFMFISKSNTSPLEFELNALKQNDSSNPIFYINYAHARVNQIFTKANKTVSDVLDVSLDSLDENAKNLLFEALTLNEVLQDVYSSRGLHKLTDFLKSLSSNFHKFYNENRVVGAKNEDALLKLFAIVALCIRTTLKLMGIKAKEKM from the coding sequence TTGAAAAATATAGTAAAAAACGAAATATTTAAAGTTCTTGGTAGAGAATTTATCCTAGAAAAACCAAAAGATAAAAATTTGGCTCATTATGCTACACCCATTGCATTTTCTATGGCTAAGGAGCTTAAAAAATCACCAATGTTGATAGCTGATGAGCTTGTGTCTAAGTTTCAAAACAGTGATATTTTTGACGTAAGTGCTGTCAATGGTTATATAAATTTTAAATTAAAAAATGAGTTTTTGGATAAAATTTCAAATCAAACACTAAAGCTTGATGTTGATTTTGCAAAAGGCGAGAAAAAAAACGAAAGTGTCTTTATAGAATATATCAGTGCAAATCCAACAGGCCCTTTGCATATAGGTCACGTTAGAGGTGCTGTTTTTGGGGATACTTTGGCCAATATAGGCGAGTATCTTGGTTACGACGTTACAACTGAGTATTATATAAATGATGCCGGTAATCAAATAGATTTGCTTGGCATATCTGTTAGTTTGGCCGCAAAAGAATTTTTATTTAACGAAAGTGTGGTTTATCCAGAATCTTATTATAGAGGTGAATATCTAAATGAGATATCAAAATTAGCACTTGATAAATTTGGTAAAGATATTTTTTATGATGAAAACAGAAATCTCGAGCTTGCTGAATTTGCAAAAGATGAAGTTTTGAAAATTATAAAAAAAGATTTGGCTGATGTTGGCATTTTTATACAAAATTGGGCTAGTGAAAAATCACTTTATTCAAATTTAATTCCAACCATAGAAAAACTTAAAAAATCTGGTCAGATGTATGAAAAAGATGGTGCTACCTATATAGCATCTACAAAATTAAACGATGATAATGATAGGGTTGTAATTAGAAATGATGGCAGGCCTACATATCTTGCAGGAGACATTATCTATCACGATAACAAATTTGAAAAATCATACGATAGGTATATAAATATCTGGGGAGCTGATCATCATGGATATATAGCTAGGATAAAAGCGGCTATTAATTTCTTGGGATATGATGAAGATAAACTTGAAGTTATTTTAATGCAAATGGTTAGTCTTTTAAAAGACGGAAAGCCTTTTAAGATGAGTAAAAGAGCCGGAACATCTGTGCTTATGAGTGAGATTGTAGAAGATATAGGCTCTGATGCACTTAGATTTATGTTTATAAGTAAATCAAACACAAGCCCTTTGGAATTTGAACTTAATGCATTAAAGCAAAATGATAGCTCAAACCCTATTTTTTATATCAACTATGCTCATGCTCGTGTAAATCAAATTTTTACAAAAGCAAACAAGACTGTTTCAGACGTCTTAGATGTTAGTCTGGATTCTCTTGATGAAAATGCAAAAAATTTGCTTTTTGAAGCTCTTACCTTAAACGAAGTGTTGCAAGATGTTTATAGCTCTAGGGGATTACATAAACTGACCGATTTTCTAAAATCTTTATCGTCTAATTTTCACAAGTTCTATAATGAAAACCGTGTTGTAGGTGCTAAAAATGAAGATGCATTGTTGAAATTATTTGCTATTGTTGCTCTTTGTATTAGAACTACTTTAAAACTTATGGGTATTAAAGCTAAGGAAAAAATGTAA
- a CDS encoding L,D-transpeptidase family protein encodes MPRILFALFVFAIICLNAVDYEDMYLKKGSNEVIKTIEKNILSKDFWTKRLEGIQLDFGYYDEEALLTVVSKEKKYLEVYKYSNGKLEKTFNTNILVGKLGNKLVEGDLKTPVGVYQLTRRFTPLDSYLGPLAFSLSYPNLHDKLSNKTGSGIWIHGFPINGSREDEINTKGCVVMENNILMQYDKIIDYKKSLAIIYENDIKKATTDQIATIFSQIFAWKKAWTESDIDSYLNFYDKNFKRYDGMSFEKFASFKKSIFSRKELKNIVFSKFIISPYPNFKNETMFRVVFYENYSTSNYKFNGEKTLYIKLVDDKIKILVED; translated from the coding sequence ATGCCAAGAATTCTTTTTGCTTTATTTGTGTTTGCAATTATATGTTTAAATGCTGTTGATTATGAGGATATGTATCTTAAAAAAGGCAGCAATGAGGTTATAAAAACTATTGAAAAGAATATATTAAGTAAAGACTTTTGGACTAAAAGACTAGAAGGTATTCAACTTGATTTTGGTTATTATGATGAAGAAGCTTTACTCACTGTTGTTAGTAAAGAAAAAAAATATCTTGAAGTTTATAAGTATTCCAATGGCAAGCTAGAAAAAACTTTCAATACAAATATTTTAGTTGGGAAGCTTGGCAATAAACTTGTTGAGGGCGATTTGAAAACTCCAGTTGGTGTTTATCAATTAACAAGAAGATTTACCCCATTAGATTCATATCTTGGGCCTTTAGCTTTTTCTCTATCGTATCCAAATTTGCATGATAAACTATCAAATAAAACAGGTAGTGGTATATGGATACATGGATTTCCTATAAATGGAAGCAGAGAAGATGAGATAAACACAAAAGGTTGTGTTGTTATGGAAAATAATATCTTAATGCAATATGATAAAATTATTGATTATAAAAAGAGCTTAGCTATAATATATGAAAACGATATTAAAAAAGCGACAACAGATCAAATAGCGACTATCTTTTCTCAAATTTTTGCATGGAAAAAAGCATGGACTGAAAGCGATATAGATTCTTATTTGAATTTTTACGATAAGAATTTTAAAAGATATGACGGTATGAGTTTTGAGAAATTTGCTAGCTTTAAAAAAAGTATATTTTCAAGAAAAGAGCTTAAAAATATAGTTTTTTCAAAATTTATAATAAGCCCTTATCCAAATTTTAAAAATGAAACAATGTTTAGAGTTGTATTTTATGAAAATTATAGCACATCAAACTATAAATTTAATGGTGAAAAAACTTTATATATAAAACTTGTTGATGACAAGATAAAAATTTTAGTAGAGGATTAA
- a CDS encoding copper chaperone PCu(A)C, which translates to MKKLFVFFIFLTYCFSGEIEISNVFAKQTMDHKNGAVFMDITNNLEADVKIIGASSSAYEAVELHTHKIMDNMMAMVKINDIDIPKDSTIKLMPKGLHFMLFGAKKEINNNKGIDLTINFNTGKSVTIKNILLFDAKKKLFLEK; encoded by the coding sequence ATGAAAAAGTTATTTGTATTTTTTATATTTTTAACATATTGTTTTTCTGGAGAAATTGAGATAAGCAATGTATTTGCAAAACAGACAATGGATCACAAAAATGGTGCTGTTTTTATGGATATAACAAATAATTTAGAAGCTGATGTAAAAATCATAGGTGCAAGTTCAAGTGCATATGAGGCAGTTGAATTACATACTCATAAGATAATGGATAATATGATGGCTATGGTAAAAATCAATGATATAGATATACCAAAAGACTCCACTATAAAATTAATGCCAAAAGGTCTACACTTTATGCTTTTTGGCGCAAAAAAAGAAATCAACAATAACAAAGGCATAGATTTAACCATTAATTTTAATACAGGTAAAAGTGTAACAATAAAAAATATTTTATTGTTTGATGCAAAGAAAAAATTATTTTTAGAAAAATAA
- a CDS encoding c-type cytochrome, whose translation MKELKIFAIVVFLSGILYWGIEPYAHHELHPHTDPAVYDFAAGDDSYSKSMLESSKIALEKAEVSGDGKKIENAKFDVQKAEKNLNDYKSFWNDIKAIDFKSADAVRGADVFANAGCTGCHGIKTAGFDAPMDNATSSSSFGVVAPDLSTAGAIYDESFLAAVIKNPVMAMKLNHKFGEERGFPMPEFYGVGGDDMNAELADLVAYLKSVSAKYIKENGKISDSKLFEDACQRCHDIKYDKKYMLGNRIDLANYMGSNPPDLSMMIRSKNSDNYLNKFINDPQKMLLATAMPRVGLTKESEDQVVSYLEKIGDSKKDERSSVGFYTMIYFFILGVFATLWKIKVWKELH comes from the coding sequence ATGAAAGAGTTAAAAATATTTGCCATAGTTGTCTTTCTTTCAGGTATTTTATATTGGGGTATAGAGCCTTATGCTCATCATGAGCTACATCCTCATACAGACCCTGCTGTTTATGATTTTGCTGCGGGAGATGATAGTTATTCAAAAAGCATGCTTGAGTCTTCAAAAATAGCACTTGAAAAAGCAGAAGTAAGTGGAGATGGTAAAAAAATTGAAAATGCAAAATTTGATGTGCAAAAAGCAGAAAAAAATCTTAATGATTATAAATCTTTCTGGAATGATATTAAAGCTATAGATTTTAAAAGTGCGGATGCTGTTCGTGGTGCAGATGTTTTTGCGAATGCTGGTTGTACTGGATGTCATGGAATAAAAACTGCTGGTTTCGATGCACCTATGGATAACGCTACTTCTAGCTCTAGTTTTGGTGTTGTTGCTCCTGATTTAAGCACAGCAGGTGCTATATATGATGAGAGTTTCTTGGCAGCTGTTATAAAAAATCCAGTTATGGCTATGAAATTAAATCATAAATTTGGCGAAGAAAGAGGATTTCCTATGCCTGAGTTTTATGGTGTAGGTGGTGATGATATGAATGCAGAATTAGCAGATTTAGTTGCTTATTTAAAATCAGTATCAGCTAAATATATAAAAGAAAATGGAAAGATTAGTGATTCTAAGCTTTTTGAAGATGCTTGTCAACGTTGTCATGATATAAAATATGATAAAAAATATATGCTTGGTAACAGAATTGATTTAGCGAATTATATGGGTTCAAATCCACCTGATTTATCTATGATGATAAGATCTAAAAATTCTGATAATTATCTAAATAAATTTATTAACGATCCTCAAAAAATGCTTTTGGCTACTGCTATGCCTAGAGTTGGTTTAACAAAAGAATCTGAAGATCAAGTTGTGTCTTATCTTGAAAAAATTGGCGACAGTAAAAAAGATGAGAGATCAAGTGTAGGTTTTTATACTATGATTTATTTCTTTATACTTGGTGTGTTTGCTACACTTTGGAAGATAAAAGTCTGGAAAGAACTACATTAA
- a CDS encoding alanine racemase — translation MSKIKLDTKAYKNNLNQITKKIGSKDRIILVLKDNAYGHGATALAPLASELGFKFCAVKDEREAFELVDFFEKILVLSHIPNGDENSEFIYAINDIASLRKIKNNTKIHLAIDTLMHRNGISYDELDLAFEIIKDKNIILLGAFTHFRSADILNADYFVQKQNFNKTKERIKNFCISQKFQNPIFHSHNSAGLERVYELYDELVRIGMSQFGYCQFNNSLSLKPVLSLWADKVSDRILKAGSSVGYGAKFTTTKDIKIATYDLGYGDGLLRYNGVGDLFLANKNKILGTMSMDSFSCIDSGDSVCVFDDAAVFAKYFNTIEYDILVKLSPFIQRVLV, via the coding sequence ATGTCTAAGATAAAATTAGATACCAAAGCTTATAAAAATAACTTAAATCAAATAACAAAGAAGATCGGGTCTAAAGATAGAATCATTCTTGTTCTTAAAGATAATGCTTATGGGCATGGTGCTACTGCCTTAGCTCCACTTGCTAGTGAATTAGGCTTTAAGTTTTGTGCTGTTAAAGATGAAAGAGAAGCTTTTGAGCTTGTTGATTTTTTTGAAAAAATTCTTGTTTTATCTCATATACCAAACGGAGATGAAAATAGTGAATTTATATATGCCATTAATGATATAGCTTCTTTAAGAAAAATTAAAAATAACACTAAAATACATCTTGCCATAGATACTTTGATGCACAGAAATGGTATTTCGTATGATGAGCTAGATTTGGCGTTTGAGATTATAAAAGATAAAAATATAATTTTGCTTGGAGCTTTTACTCATTTTAGATCAGCTGATATTTTAAATGCTGATTATTTTGTTCAAAAACAAAATTTTAACAAAACAAAAGAAAGAATTAAAAATTTTTGTATAAGTCAAAAATTTCAAAACCCTATTTTTCATTCTCATAATTCAGCTGGATTAGAAAGAGTCTATGAATTATATGATGAGCTTGTTAGGATAGGTATGTCACAGTTTGGTTATTGTCAGTTTAATAACTCTTTATCATTAAAACCAGTCCTTAGCCTATGGGCTGATAAAGTAAGTGATCGTATTTTAAAAGCTGGAAGTTCTGTTGGATATGGGGCTAAATTTACCACAACAAAAGATATAAAAATAGCTACCTATGATCTTGGTTATGGTGATGGGTTGTTAAGATATAATGGAGTTGGTGATTTATTTTTAGCCAATAAAAATAAAATTTTAGGAACTATGTCTATGGATAGTTTTAGCTGTATAGATAGCGGAGATAGTGTTTGTGTATTTGATGATGCTGCTGTTTTTGCTAAGTATTTTAATACAATAGAATATGATATTTTGGTAAAATTATCACCTTTTATACAAAGGGTTTTGGTTTAA
- a CDS encoding SseB family protein, which produces MNLKDAMDKFLKNPVSDNERNLIDILKTSEFLSPIMLISPMVNKDGSSFDEEEGNNIRFVILEDEDTDKKYYPLFTSQEEMLKWRKDEEQESIKLKLKDYTPMLLSEKNEYDGIVIDPFSHSLILNLKFLESVFK; this is translated from the coding sequence ATGAATTTAAAAGATGCGATGGATAAATTTTTAAAAAACCCAGTAAGCGATAATGAAAGGAATTTAATAGATATCCTAAAAACTAGTGAATTTCTATCGCCCATAATGCTTATTTCACCAATGGTAAACAAAGATGGAAGCTCTTTTGATGAAGAAGAAGGGAATAATATTAGATTTGTTATACTGGAAGATGAAGACACAGATAAAAAATATTATCCTTTATTTACTAGCCAAGAAGAGATGCTTAAATGGAGAAAAGATGAGGAGCAAGAAAGTATAAAGCTTAAATTAAAAGATTATACTCCGATGTTGTTATCCGAAAAAAATGAATATGATGGTATTGTTATAGATCCTTTTTCTCATTCTTTGATTTTAAATTTAAAATTTTTAGAATCAGTTTTTAAATAA
- a CDS encoding SCO family protein: MKKIISILTTILILIAFVLFINKGKANKYDFVAQTQNKEIKLRDLDGEYKILYFGYLFCPDVCPATLFRVSEVLSKINRQDIKLLFATLDKERDTPEQLQEMVSNFYNNSLGIKMKDLDKVAKAYNVKYKKIQMPDSAIKYSIAHSSAIYLLDKNGDLFTEVSNLTEEDITQAIQDMIKQRP; encoded by the coding sequence ATGAAAAAGATTATATCAATATTAACTACTATTTTAATTTTAATTGCTTTTGTTTTATTTATAAATAAAGGAAAAGCAAATAAATATGATTTTGTAGCACAAACTCAAAACAAAGAGATAAAGCTAAGAGATTTAGATGGAGAATATAAAATTTTATATTTTGGCTATCTATTTTGTCCTGATGTGTGTCCAGCTACGCTTTTTAGGGTATCTGAGGTGCTATCAAAAATCAACAGACAAGATATAAAACTTTTGTTTGCTACACTTGATAAAGAAAGAGATACACCAGAACAACTCCAAGAGATGGTGAGTAATTTTTATAATAATTCGCTTGGTATAAAAATGAAAGATTTAGACAAAGTAGCAAAAGCATACAATGTAAAATATAAAAAGATACAAATGCCAGACTCTGCGATAAAATATTCAATCGCGCACTCTTCTGCTATATACCTACTTGATAAAAATGGCGACCTTTTCACAGAAGTTTCAAATTTAACAGAAGAAGATATAACACAAGCTATACAGGACATGATAAAACAAAGACCTTAA
- the dnaJ gene encoding molecular chaperone DnaJ: MELDYYEILEIQRDATPEAIKKAYRKLALKYHPDRNAGDKESEDKFKLVNEAYQVLSDDNKRAIYDRYGKDGLNGAGGFGSSGFDFDIGDIFSSFFGDGFSQRERRRNTDKYHTDLEISITIEFNEAIFGCEKEIEYTTKHPCKACNATGSKDGKTTTCPHCGGRGRISQTRGFMSFVQDCPHCGGTGKIIKEKCPECKGKTYEEIRSSLKINIPEGINSGMRIRAVGKGNKSSSGAVGDLYIVVNVKEDEYFVRHNDDIYVEIPVFFTQAILGDSINIPTLRGTKMLELPIGAKDKQQFVFENEGVKNVSSNYKGNFIVQISIQTPKKLSDKQKELLQELQESFDIKSGESTKNHDSVFEKIKSWFK; this comes from the coding sequence GTGGAACTTGATTATTATGAAATACTTGAAATACAAAGAGATGCCACCCCTGAAGCTATAAAAAAAGCATATAGAAAATTGGCATTAAAATATCATCCAGATAGAAATGCAGGAGATAAAGAATCAGAAGATAAATTTAAATTAGTCAATGAAGCATATCAGGTTTTAAGTGATGATAACAAAAGAGCTATTTATGATAGATATGGAAAAGATGGTTTAAATGGTGCTGGAGGATTTGGCAGCAGCGGATTTGATTTTGATATAGGCGATATTTTTAGTTCATTTTTTGGAGATGGATTTTCGCAAAGAGAAAGAAGAAGAAATACAGATAAATATCACACAGATCTTGAAATATCTATTACTATTGAGTTTAATGAGGCGATTTTTGGCTGTGAAAAAGAGATAGAATATACCACAAAACACCCTTGTAAGGCTTGTAATGCGACAGGAAGCAAAGATGGTAAAACAACAACTTGTCCTCATTGTGGAGGTAGGGGTAGAATATCTCAAACTAGAGGTTTTATGAGCTTTGTTCAAGACTGTCCTCATTGTGGTGGAACAGGAAAGATAATCAAAGAAAAATGTCCTGAATGCAAAGGAAAAACATATGAAGAAATAAGATCTAGTCTTAAGATAAATATCCCCGAAGGTATTAATAGCGGTATGCGTATAAGAGCTGTTGGAAAAGGAAATAAAAGTTCATCTGGAGCGGTTGGGGATCTTTATATAGTAGTTAATGTAAAAGAAGATGAGTATTTTGTAAGACATAATGATGATATATATGTTGAAATACCTGTGTTTTTTACTCAAGCTATATTAGGGGATAGTATAAATATACCAACACTTCGCGGTACAAAAATGCTCGAGCTTCCTATTGGTGCAAAAGATAAGCAACAATTTGTTTTTGAAAATGAAGGTGTAAAAAATGTAAGTTCAAACTATAAAGGTAATTTTATAGTTCAAATCTCTATTCAAACACCAAAAAAATTATCAGATAAACAAAAAGAGTTGTTGCAAGAACTTCAAGAGAGCTTTGATATAAAAAGTGGAGAAAGCACAAAAAATCACGATAGTGTATTTGAAAAAATAAAAAGTTGGTTTAAGTAA
- the cmeU gene encoding CmeU family protein, giving the protein MQKELVEQKIKDLFKARSDFFDLLDSVVPKKEGTDIFDFDKQKDVDLKDVYAKFYAYDYSVRKLLIDVYKAYEID; this is encoded by the coding sequence ATGCAAAAAGAATTAGTTGAACAAAAAATAAAAGATTTATTTAAAGCAAGGTCTGATTTTTTTGATTTATTGGATTCTGTTGTTCCAAAAAAAGAAGGTACTGACATTTTTGATTTTGATAAACAAAAAGATGTAGATTTAAAAGATGTGTATGCTAAATTTTATGCTTATGATTACAGTGTTAGAAAATTACTGATAGATGTTTATAAAGCATATGAGATAGATTAA
- a CDS encoding ubiquinol-cytochrome c reductase iron-sulfur subunit, with protein sequence MSVKQERRDFIGIAFGAVAAVGGAFSLVAMKKTWDPLPSVKAAGFTTVDLSPMKDGEMRQVEWRKKPIFILKKDPNSPANDNRDIKIGNDRYTVVIGLCTHLGCIPEWKSSKNAFICACHGGEFDADGLNVFGPPPRPLDIPPFKIDGTKLVLGETGPEYNKLVGKA encoded by the coding sequence ATGTCTGTAAAGCAAGAAAGACGCGATTTTATCGGAATTGCGTTCGGAGCAGTGGCTGCTGTTGGCGGTGCTTTTTCATTGGTTGCTATGAAAAAGACTTGGGATCCACTTCCAAGTGTTAAAGCAGCAGGTTTTACAACCGTTGATCTTAGTCCTATGAAAGATGGAGAGATGAGACAGGTTGAATGGCGTAAAAAGCCAATATTTATTTTAAAAAAAGATCCAAATTCTCCTGCAAATGATAACAGAGATATAAAGATTGGAAATGATAGATATACGGTTGTGATAGGTCTTTGTACCCATCTTGGTTGTATACCAGAATGGAAGAGTTCTAAAAATGCATTTATTTGCGCCTGTCATGGAGGCGAGTTTGATGCTGATGGTTTAAATGTTTTTGGACCACCACCGCGCCCATTAGATATTCCACCGTTTAAAATAGATGGAACAAAGTTAGTACTTGGTGAAACAGGACCCGAGTATAACAAATTAGTCGGCAAAGCATAA
- a CDS encoding YeiH family protein yields the protein METLNSFLKFKKSWSFIFILGVLCVAISFLPPFSTYFISPLIIAVVLGVILANFFQKISKSISNTSVVKISTKQILRFGIILFGFRISLSDIEYVGLNGITLAFFIVFSTFFLGLFIGKMLGLDYKSSALISSGSSVCGAAAVMASESVVKGGSDKVGIAICTVVLFGSIGMFAYPFLFKIIDFTPEQIGFFIGGSLHEVAHVVAASSSFGELVQKNAVIIKMLRVLMLVPMLFVLGFLNTKEGKGDIKSFIPYFAIFFLIVIVVNSFLGLSKDVLNVIQYFDNFLLSVAMICLGMGINKSIFVNVGYKPFILAILLFLYLMISCYLFTYFIL from the coding sequence ATGGAAACTTTAAACAGTTTTTTAAAATTTAAAAAATCTTGGAGTTTTATTTTTATTCTCGGTGTTTTATGTGTGGCGATATCTTTTTTACCACCATTTAGCACCTATTTTATTTCACCTTTAATTATTGCTGTTGTTCTTGGTGTTATTTTGGCAAATTTCTTTCAAAAAATATCAAAATCAATCAGCAATACAAGTGTTGTAAAAATATCAACAAAACAAATTTTACGTTTTGGTATAATTTTATTTGGTTTTAGAATAAGTTTATCGGATATTGAATATGTTGGCTTAAATGGTATAACATTAGCATTTTTTATAGTTTTTAGCACATTTTTCTTGGGTCTTTTTATTGGTAAAATGCTTGGGTTAGATTATAAAAGCTCAGCCCTTATAAGTTCTGGTAGTTCTGTTTGTGGAGCTGCTGCTGTAATGGCAAGTGAGAGTGTTGTAAAAGGCGGTAGTGATAAAGTAGGTATTGCGATTTGCACTGTTGTGCTTTTTGGCAGTATTGGCATGTTTGCTTATCCATTTTTGTTTAAAATTATTGATTTTACACCAGAGCAAATAGGCTTTTTTATAGGTGGTTCTTTGCACGAAGTAGCTCATGTTGTGGCCGCTTCATCTAGTTTTGGTGAGCTGGTTCAAAAAAATGCCGTTATTATAAAAATGCTTAGAGTTCTTATGCTTGTTCCTATGCTTTTTGTTTTGGGATTTTTAAATACAAAAGAAGGTAAAGGAGATATAAAATCTTTTATTCCGTATTTTGCTATATTTTTCTTGATTGTAATTGTTGTAAATTCATTTTTAGGGCTCTCCAAAGATGTTTTGAATGTTATACAATATTTTGATAATTTTTTACTTAGTGTTGCAATGATATGTCTTGGTATGGGAATAAATAAAAGCATTTTTGTTAATGTTGGGTATAAACCATTTATTTTGGCTATTTTGTTGTTTTTATACCTTATGATTAGTTGTTATTTATTTACTTATTTTATCTTATAG